In one Zymoseptoria tritici IPO323 chromosome 10, whole genome shotgun sequence genomic region, the following are encoded:
- the MgSTT4 gene encoding phosphatidylinositol 4-kinase, PI signaling pathway (Phosphatidylinositol 4-kinase) — MPSKRPVASGYARIAQAEEEEEERDYSENEDDPFTDSRIALSSPGADYASSQPRRLETMRTSSSSHIPQRRRANSKVDIKAINARLERWADEIKEKFTRRKVKGKSTEEEQLEIHHSVFQAPDWIRPATKEVLENGYEDGPEAMSKLEFDDLVESVRVAIELGLHPTLIAQGSSGSYFARNSGGKVVGVFKPKDEEPYASKNPKWTKWIHRNLFPFAFGRAMLIPNLSYVSEAAAYVLDCQLRTNLVPYTDVIGLSSKSFHYDWIDRRAFYRKKRPFPEKLGSLQVFLKGYKGATDFFREHPWPDQQSGFQDVPSQKRAKGRWDNTCRPSRSSTAPAATGDYDSDDEAEGLAGGRGRRPTEYWTEELQQSFREELEKLVILDYIMRNTDRGTDNWMIRVDKGGNVSIVKEPPSDGQDGYNRREDTMTPVPAKDGGGSIPRIGAIDNSLSWPWKHPDAWRSYPFGWLFMPVSMIGRPFSEKTKRHFLPLLTSKEWWSDTQIKLRRCFEIDADFQEKMFARQMAVMKGQAWNVVETLKTSDHGPLELTRRNRVHVWDDIVDIPVAVHLPRASEEMRRHAAAMEDEEMDISGAHPSPSIPNGDLLGLTTSSLPAGNPNRFNNPRHDSADDNIDTSSTIKESLDPNDIASQTTPSKRPTARRSQTNRSRMSHDLSRSTPWQHSSSQPRSRRFSLSFGSSSRRASLGYDDDGDLGYGAAATSEGSMRRVIVERLEVVKSKAPVFSWC, encoded by the exons ATGCCCTCCAAACGCCCCGTGGCATCCGGCTATGCTCGAATCGCCCAggcagaagaggaagaggaggagcgaGACTACTCCGAGAACGAGGATGATCCATTCACCGACTCTCGAATCGCGCTTTCCTCCCCAGGCGCCGACTATGCCTCCTCACAGCCTCGCCGGCTCGAGACGATGAGGACTTCGAGCAGTTCACATATACCTCAACGAAGACGAGCGAATAGTAAAGTCGACATCAAAGCGATCAACGCGCGGCTAGAACGATGGGCGGACGAGATCAAAGAGAAGTTTACCCGCAGGAAGGTCAAGGGAAAGAGCACAGAGGAGGAGCAGTTGGAGATTCATCATTCAGTCTTTCAGGCGCCGGACTGGATTCGACCTGCGACGAAGGAGGTGCTGGAGAATGGATACGAGGACGGACCGGAAGCTATGTCGAAGCTGGAATTTGACGATCTTGTTGAGAGCGTACGAGTAGCCATTGAGCTGGGTCTGCACCCTACGTTGATTGCACAAGGTAGTAGTGGGTCCTACTTTGCACGAAACAGTGGAGGGAAAGTGGTCGGTGTGTTCAAGCCAAAGGACGAGGAACCGTACGCGAGCAAGAATCCGAAGTGGACGAAGTGGATACACCGGAACTTGTTTCCGTTCGCATTTGGTCGAGCAATGCTCATTCCGAACTTGAGCTATGTCTCGGAAGCTGCTGCGTATGTGCTGGACTGCCAACTACGGACCAACTTGGTGCCGTATACAGACGTCATCGGACTGAGCAGTAAGAGCTTTCACTACGACTGGATAGACAGAAGGGCGTTCTATCGGAAGAAGCGGCCGTTTCCAGAGAAGCTTGGGTCGTTGCAGGTGTTTCTCAAAGGGTACAAGGGCGCCACCGACTTCTTCAGGGAGCATCCATGGCCGGACCAACAGAGCGGCTTTCAAGATGTTCCATCACAGAAACGGGCGAAAGGGAGATGGGATAATACATGCAGACCAAGTCGATCCAGTACGGCTCCCGCAGCCACTGGAGACTATGACAGTGACGATGAAGCGGAAGGATTGGCAGGTGGTCGAGGCAGAAGACCGACAGAGTACTGGACAGAAGAGCTGCAACAGAGTTTCagggaggagttggagaagtTGGTAATTTTGGATTACATCATGCGAAATACAGATCGAGGAACAGACAATTGGATGATCAGAGTGGATAAGGGCGGAAACGTTTCGATCGTCAAGGAGCCGCCATCAGACGGTCAGGACGGATACAATCGAAGGGAAGATACCATGACGCCCGTTCCAGCAAAAGACGGAGGAGGCTCAATACCACGGATTGGCGCCATCGATAACAGTCTCTCCTGGCCTTGGAAGCATCCAGATGCCTGGCGAAGCTATCCATTCGGCTGGCTCTTCATGCCCGTGAGCATGATCGGACGCCCCTTCTCAGAAAAGACCAAACGCCATTTCCTACCTCTCCTCACATCCAAAGAATGGTGGAGTGACACTCAAATCAAACTCCGCCGCTGCTTCGAAATCGATGCCGATTTTCAAGAGAAAATGTTCGCGCGGCAAATGGCCGTCATGAAAGGCCAGGCCTGGAATGTCGTCGAGACCCTCAAGACTTCCGACCATGGTCCACTCGAACTCACCCGTCGGAATCGCGTGCATGTCTGGGATGACATTGTCGACATACCCGTCGCAGTTCATCTCCCTCGAGCATCGGAAGAGATGCGGCGCCATGCTGCGGCCATGGAA gacgaagagatgGACATTTCAGGCGCGCATCCCTCGCCATCCATTCCCAACGGCGACCTCCTCGGCTTGACCACTTCTTCCCTCCCAGCCGGCAACCCCAACCGCTTCAACAATCCCCGCCACGACTCTGCCGACGACAACATCGATACGTCCTCCACAATCAAAGAATCTCTCGACCCCAACGACATCGCATCTCAAACCACACCTTCCAAACGCCCCACCGCCCGACGCTCCCAAACGAACCGCAGTCGAATGAGCCATGACCTCTCCCGCTCCACACCTTGGCAGCACTCCTCTTCGCAACCACGGAGTCGAAGATTTAGTCTCAGTTTCGGCTCTTCATCACGGAGAGCGAGTCTGGGGTACGACGATGATGGGGATTTGGGCTATGGTGCTGCGGCGACGAGTGAGGGAAGTATGCGCAGAGTCATTGTGGAGCGTCTGGAGGTTGTGAAGAGCAAGGCGCCGGTGTTCAGTTGGTGTTAG